From Pseudomonas sp. G.S.17, the proteins below share one genomic window:
- a CDS encoding ATP-binding cassette domain-containing protein encodes MIRLQSLTLQRGPQRLLEDAELTLHAGQKAGLIGANGAGKSSLFALLLGELTPDSGDCLLAADWRIAHMRQEIDTLDRIAVDYVLDGDLRLREVQRLLAQAETAQDGAAQARMHSELDSADGYTADARARKLLAGLGFTNEQMDKPVSDFSGGWRMRLNLAQALMCPSDLLLLDEPTNHLDLDAILWLEDWLKSYPGTLLLISHDRDFLDAVVDHVAHVEQRKITLYRGGYSAFERARAERLAQQQQAYDKQQAQRAHMEKFIARFKAQATKAKQAQSRIKALERMEELSAAHVDSPFDFTFRESNKISSPLLDLSDARLGYGDRAVLEKVKLQLTPGARIGLLGPNGAGKSTLIKNLAGELEPLSGRLVRGENTVVGYFAQHQLDSLDSKASPLLHLQRIAPTEREQTLRDFLGGFDFRGARLDEPVLNFSGGEKARLALALIAWEKPNLLLLDEPTNHLDLEMRLALTMALQEFSGAVLVVSHDRHLLKSTTDDFLLVADGRVQEFDGDLEDYARWLVEYRLRNAPVSNTPINVDKTDKKAQRQQAAALRQQLAPHKKQADKLERDLGLLHEKLAKVEAALADSANYEAANKDKLRDLLAEQASLKVREAELEESWMESLELLESMQAELEALS; translated from the coding sequence ATGATTCGACTTCAAAGCCTTACCTTACAGCGTGGCCCGCAACGTCTGCTAGAAGACGCCGAGCTGACCCTGCACGCCGGTCAGAAAGCCGGCTTGATCGGTGCCAATGGCGCCGGCAAATCCAGCCTGTTCGCGTTGCTTCTGGGTGAGTTGACCCCGGACTCCGGCGACTGTCTGCTAGCCGCCGACTGGCGCATCGCTCACATGCGGCAGGAGATCGACACCCTCGACCGCATTGCGGTGGACTACGTGCTCGATGGCGACCTGCGCCTGCGTGAAGTGCAGCGTTTGCTGGCGCAAGCCGAAACGGCGCAGGACGGTGCCGCTCAGGCGCGCATGCACTCGGAGCTGGACAGCGCCGATGGCTACACCGCCGATGCCCGGGCGCGCAAACTGCTTGCCGGTCTGGGCTTCACCAACGAGCAAATGGACAAGCCGGTATCCGACTTTTCCGGCGGCTGGCGGATGCGTCTGAACCTGGCGCAAGCCTTGATGTGCCCGTCAGACCTGTTGCTGCTCGATGAACCAACCAACCACTTGGACCTCGACGCCATTCTATGGCTCGAAGACTGGCTGAAAAGCTATCCCGGCACGTTGCTGTTGATTTCCCACGATCGGGATTTTCTCGATGCCGTGGTCGATCACGTGGCGCACGTCGAGCAGCGCAAGATCACCCTTTATCGCGGTGGCTACAGCGCCTTCGAACGCGCCCGTGCGGAACGTCTGGCCCAGCAGCAACAGGCTTATGACAAGCAGCAGGCGCAGCGCGCGCACATGGAGAAATTCATCGCGCGCTTCAAGGCCCAGGCCACCAAGGCCAAGCAGGCCCAGAGCCGGATCAAGGCCCTGGAGCGCATGGAAGAATTGTCGGCGGCGCACGTTGATTCGCCCTTCGACTTCACCTTCCGCGAATCGAACAAAATCTCCAGCCCACTTCTGGATTTGTCCGACGCCCGTTTAGGTTACGGCGACCGCGCAGTGCTGGAGAAGGTCAAACTGCAACTGACACCGGGCGCACGCATTGGTCTGCTCGGGCCAAACGGCGCGGGTAAATCGACGCTGATCAAAAACCTTGCCGGCGAACTTGAGCCGTTGAGCGGTCGACTGGTGCGCGGCGAAAACACCGTGGTCGGTTATTTTGCCCAGCATCAGCTGGACTCGCTGGATTCCAAGGCCAGTCCGCTGCTGCATTTGCAGCGCATTGCACCCACCGAACGCGAGCAAACCCTGCGCGACTTCCTCGGCGGCTTCGACTTCCGGGGCGCGCGTCTCGACGAGCCGGTGCTGAACTTTTCCGGCGGCGAAAAAGCCCGTTTGGCCCTGGCGTTGATTGCCTGGGAAAAACCCAACCTGCTGCTGCTCGACGAACCCACCAACCACCTGGATCTGGAGATGCGCCTGGCCTTGACCATGGCCCTGCAGGAATTCAGTGGCGCGGTACTGGTGGTGTCTCACGATCGGCATCTGCTCAAAAGCACCACCGATGACTTCCTGCTGGTGGCTGACGGCCGCGTGCAGGAATTCGACGGCGATCTGGAAGACTACGCACGCTGGCTGGTGGAATACCGTCTGCGCAACGCCCCGGTCAGCAACACGCCGATCAACGTCGACAAGACCGACAAGAAGGCCCAGCGCCAACAGGCAGCGGCCTTGCGCCAACAATTGGCACCGCACAAGAAACAGGCCGACAAGCTGGAACGCGACCTGGGATTGCTGCACGAGAAGCTCGCCAAGGTCGAGGCCGCACTGGCCGACAGCGCAAACTACGAAGCCGCCAACAAGGACAAGCTGCGCGATCTGCTGGCCGAACAAGCCAGCCTGAAGGTTCGCGAAGCCGAACTGGAAGAATCGTGGATGGAATCGCTGGAACTGCTGGAATCCATGCAGGCCGAACTGGAAGCCTTGTCGTGA
- a CDS encoding AlgP family protein has protein sequence MSAKKKPVNTPLHLLQQLSSSLLEHLEDACSQAMADAEKLLAKLEKQRGKAQEKLHKSRTKLQDAATAGKAKAQAKAKSGVAELEELLDALKSRQTETRTYILQLKRDAQESLKLAQGVGRVKEAVSKALDSRAAKPAPTKATVAKAVTAKAPATKPVAAKPAAKAVAAKAPAKAPAKTAAKPAAKAAPAKAPVKAAASASAAKPAAKPTAAKPAAAKTAAAKPAAKPAPAKTAAKPAPAKLAAAKAPAASAAAKPAVKAPVKAAAKPAAKAPAKAAAAKPATKPAVKPAAAKPAVAKPATPAATATPATAPAAPAATPAAPATSGTTPTSAS, from the coding sequence ATGTCGGCCAAAAAGAAGCCAGTAAACACCCCGTTGCATTTGCTCCAACAGCTTTCGAGCAGCTTGCTCGAGCACCTCGAAGACGCCTGTTCGCAAGCTATGGCTGATGCCGAGAAACTGCTCGCCAAGCTTGAAAAACAACGTGGTAAGGCACAAGAAAAACTGCACAAGTCGCGCACCAAATTGCAGGACGCGGCTACTGCCGGTAAAGCCAAGGCGCAAGCCAAGGCCAAGAGCGGCGTCGCCGAGCTGGAAGAATTGCTCGACGCTCTCAAGTCTCGCCAGACTGAAACGCGCACCTACATCCTGCAACTCAAGCGTGACGCTCAGGAAAGCTTGAAGTTGGCTCAGGGCGTTGGTCGCGTCAAGGAAGCCGTCAGCAAAGCCCTGGACAGCCGCGCCGCCAAGCCAGCGCCCACCAAGGCCACTGTGGCCAAAGCCGTTACCGCCAAAGCGCCAGCCACCAAGCCAGTTGCAGCCAAACCTGCCGCTAAAGCTGTTGCCGCCAAGGCCCCAGCGAAAGCACCGGCAAAAACTGCTGCCAAGCCGGCAGCCAAAGCAGCACCCGCCAAGGCTCCGGTTAAAGCTGCGGCCAGCGCTTCTGCTGCCAAGCCTGCGGCAAAACCAACGGCCGCTAAACCTGCCGCTGCCAAAACTGCGGCCGCCAAGCCTGCTGCCAAGCCAGCACCAGCGAAAACCGCTGCCAAGCCTGCGCCAGCCAAACTGGCCGCTGCTAAAGCGCCAGCTGCCAGCGCTGCTGCCAAGCCTGCGGTAAAAGCGCCTGTCAAAGCAGCCGCCAAGCCAGCAGCCAAAGCTCCGGCCAAAGCCGCTGCCGCTAAACCTGCTACCAAGCCAGCTGTTAAACCTGCTGCTGCCAAACCCGCTGTGGCCAAGCCGGCAACTCCGGCCGCTACCGCAACTCCAGCGACAGCGCCGGCCGCACCTGCAGCCACGCCAGCAGCACCGGCAACCAGCGGCACAACACCAACCAGCGCTTCCTAA
- a CDS encoding IS110 family transposase, with product MARKNQQKRLRIVHDDCAGIDIGSREHWVGVDPDRCDNPVRSFSTFTDDLLGLADWLESLSISVVAMEATGVYWIPLFEILDARGFDVYLVNSRATRQISGRKSDVLDCQWIWQLMSYGLLRGAFRPSDAICSMRSIVRQRANKVRDQAQTLNRMQKALSQMNIQLANVISNIAGVTGMKILRAIIEGERNPQKLAAFRDRRIKADHETIERSLRGNWRLEHLHALAQEVACYDFLEGQIAECDQAIRQVLEQLPTLNDKPQPSTKALRSPHRSSSEQAGLHQALWKIMGVDLTAIPTLGVDTALVLASEIGPDLSRFPTSGHFCSWLGLAPPTRISGGRQLPGSGPKVLNRAAQALKQAASNARNDKSFIGASHRSRLARMDTSCAIKATAHQLARLIYAMLTKGQPYVEQGMEAYEAKTQDRQMRALLRKARKLGLELVKAA from the coding sequence ATGGCGCGCAAGAACCAGCAGAAACGTTTACGAATTGTTCACGATGACTGTGCGGGCATCGATATTGGCAGTCGTGAGCATTGGGTTGGCGTCGACCCTGATCGATGCGATAACCCGGTGCGCAGTTTTTCCACCTTTACCGACGACTTGCTCGGTTTGGCCGACTGGCTCGAATCGCTAAGTATCAGCGTGGTCGCGATGGAGGCGACCGGGGTTTACTGGATTCCCCTGTTCGAAATTCTGGATGCCCGCGGATTCGACGTCTATCTGGTCAACTCCCGGGCCACACGCCAGATATCGGGCCGTAAATCTGACGTGCTGGATTGCCAGTGGATTTGGCAGCTCATGAGCTATGGCCTTCTGCGGGGGGCCTTCCGACCTTCGGACGCCATCTGCTCCATGCGTTCGATAGTGCGCCAGCGCGCCAATAAAGTTCGCGATCAGGCTCAAACGCTCAACCGTATGCAGAAGGCGTTGAGCCAGATGAATATCCAGCTCGCCAATGTGATCAGCAATATCGCGGGTGTGACGGGAATGAAAATCCTGCGCGCCATTATCGAGGGTGAGCGTAATCCACAAAAGCTGGCCGCTTTTCGAGATCGGCGCATCAAGGCTGATCACGAAACCATTGAGCGCAGTTTACGAGGCAACTGGCGCCTGGAACACCTGCATGCCCTGGCTCAGGAAGTGGCTTGCTACGACTTTCTTGAAGGGCAGATCGCTGAGTGCGACCAAGCGATCAGACAGGTGCTTGAACAATTGCCGACACTCAACGACAAGCCTCAGCCCTCGACCAAGGCGCTGCGCAGTCCGCATCGTTCTTCATCGGAGCAAGCCGGTTTGCATCAGGCTCTCTGGAAAATCATGGGAGTTGATCTGACGGCTATTCCGACCCTCGGCGTAGATACGGCCTTGGTGCTCGCCAGTGAGATCGGCCCTGACTTGTCACGTTTTCCGACATCGGGACACTTTTGTTCCTGGCTGGGTCTTGCGCCCCCGACCCGAATATCAGGCGGTAGACAGCTGCCCGGCAGTGGTCCCAAAGTCCTGAATCGAGCAGCCCAGGCGTTGAAGCAAGCCGCCTCCAATGCGCGCAATGACAAAAGCTTCATCGGTGCCAGCCATCGTTCGCGTTTGGCAAGGATGGACACCAGCTGTGCGATCAAGGCAACCGCCCACCAACTTGCCCGCTTGATCTACGCAATGCTGACCAAAGGCCAGCCTTACGTTGAACAAGGAATGGAGGCTTACGAAGCCAAGACCCAAGACAGGCAGATGCGGGCCTTGCTGCGCAAGGCCCGCAAGTTGGGATTGGAACTGGTGAAAGCTGCGTGA
- the rsd gene encoding sigma D regulator, whose translation MLESCQNAQERWGGVNKLIDRWLQHRGELIHAYDALGETPEALAADRDGLQKFCEVLVDYVSAGHFEIYEQLTSEAKAFNDEGGLELADTIYQRLDVITKSALAFNDRCDKGDCSDCTVVAAEFKTLGGLLHERFELEDCLIEVLHNSHKEEIAAQA comes from the coding sequence ATGTTGGAAAGTTGTCAGAATGCTCAGGAACGCTGGGGTGGGGTCAATAAACTCATCGATCGCTGGCTACAGCACCGCGGCGAACTGATTCACGCCTATGACGCACTCGGTGAGACCCCCGAGGCGCTGGCCGCTGATCGCGACGGCCTGCAGAAATTTTGTGAAGTGCTGGTGGATTACGTATCTGCCGGGCATTTCGAAATCTACGAACAATTGACCAGCGAAGCCAAGGCGTTCAACGATGAGGGCGGACTTGAGCTGGCGGATACCATTTACCAGCGTCTGGACGTCATCACCAAGTCTGCCTTGGCATTCAACGACCGTTGCGACAAGGGCGATTGCTCTGACTGCACCGTGGTTGCCGCTGAGTTCAAAACGCTGGGCGGTTTGCTGCACGAGCGCTTTGAGCTGGAAGATTGCCTGATCGAAGTGCTGCACAATTCCCACAAGGAAGAGATCGCTGCTCAGGCTTGA
- a CDS encoding LysE family transporter, with translation MALETWLGFFAACWVISLSPGAGAIASMSCGLQYGFWRGYWNALGLQIALAAQIAIVAAGVGAVLATSALAFTLIKWFGVAYLIYLGVKQWRALPADMSDNPAIRPIGKPLSLVLRGFLVNISNPKALVFMLAILPQFIDPTAPLLAQYLTIGATMVCVDMIVMAGYTGLASRVLRLLKTPKQQRRMNRTFAGLFVGAAGFLATLHRA, from the coding sequence ATGGCGTTGGAAACATGGCTGGGTTTTTTTGCCGCGTGCTGGGTAATCAGTTTGTCGCCGGGGGCGGGCGCGATTGCGTCGATGTCCTGCGGCCTGCAATACGGTTTCTGGCGCGGTTACTGGAACGCGCTGGGCCTGCAAATCGCGCTGGCTGCGCAGATTGCGATTGTCGCGGCGGGCGTTGGCGCGGTGCTGGCAACGTCAGCCCTGGCCTTTACCCTGATCAAATGGTTTGGTGTGGCGTACCTGATTTATCTGGGCGTCAAGCAATGGCGAGCGCTGCCGGCCGACATGTCCGACAATCCGGCCATTCGCCCCATCGGCAAGCCGCTGAGCCTGGTATTGCGTGGCTTCCTGGTCAACATCAGCAACCCCAAGGCGCTGGTGTTCATGCTGGCGATCCTGCCGCAGTTCATCGATCCAACCGCACCCCTGCTCGCGCAATACCTGACGATTGGCGCGACCATGGTTTGCGTCGACATGATCGTCATGGCCGGTTATACCGGGCTCGCCTCGCGGGTGCTGCGCCTGCTGAAAACCCCGAAACAGCAACGCCGGATGAACCGCACCTTCGCCGGATTGTTCGTGGGCGCGGCGGGTTTTCTGGCGACATTGCATCGGGCTTGA
- a CDS encoding mechanosensitive ion channel family protein has product MGSFNLPVPPYWVEPIWLGVQILLILLAGYLLQRLVGRFLTRLGERYPLPPELLMPLRGGLRWLIMGSAFVFVLGRLGVSATVLWTALSGFVAVAAVAFFAMWSVLSNLLCAILIYTIGPFRIGDVVELVDTLDKPGVKGRVTAINLMFTTLIELPEAGGALVQVPNSQFFQKSVRRWRGSDVLPIASTEKHLGDQ; this is encoded by the coding sequence ATGGGCAGTTTCAACTTGCCGGTGCCGCCTTACTGGGTCGAACCGATCTGGCTGGGCGTGCAGATTCTGCTGATTCTGCTGGCGGGCTATCTGCTGCAACGTCTGGTGGGTCGCTTCCTGACTCGCCTGGGCGAGCGCTATCCCTTGCCACCGGAGCTGCTGATGCCGCTGCGCGGCGGTCTGCGCTGGCTGATCATGGGCAGCGCGTTCGTCTTCGTACTCGGTCGGCTGGGTGTTTCCGCCACCGTCCTGTGGACTGCGCTGTCGGGCTTCGTCGCCGTGGCGGCCGTGGCGTTCTTCGCCATGTGGAGCGTGCTGTCCAACCTGCTGTGCGCGATCCTGATCTATACGATTGGGCCGTTCCGCATCGGCGATGTGGTTGAGCTGGTCGATACCCTCGACAAACCCGGCGTCAAAGGCCGTGTCACCGCGATCAATCTGATGTTCACGACCCTGATCGAGCTGCCCGAAGCGGGCGGCGCACTGGTGCAAGTGCCCAACAGCCAGTTTTTCCAGAAGTCGGTCCGCCGCTGGCGTGGCAGTGATGTTCTGCCGATAGCCTCGACTGAAAAGCATCTGGGCGATCAGTAG
- a CDS encoding TIGR02444 family protein: MHADLWSFTLDFYAKPGVEAACLSLQASGANVCLLLCGVWLMRRDVACNAQRALEIGQLATPWHDDVVRPLRALRTQWRNAAQHDPALGSIRERVKALELEAERELLTRLEAQTQGWSATGTRAQEDWLKLLAGDAANRNRDALHVLRVAANQT, translated from the coding sequence ATGCATGCTGACCTTTGGAGTTTCACCCTCGATTTCTATGCCAAACCGGGGGTCGAAGCGGCGTGCCTGAGCCTGCAAGCCAGCGGAGCCAACGTTTGCCTGCTGTTATGTGGCGTCTGGCTGATGCGCCGTGATGTGGCCTGCAACGCGCAACGCGCCCTGGAAATCGGACAGTTGGCGACGCCCTGGCATGACGATGTAGTGCGTCCGCTTCGAGCGTTGCGCACGCAATGGCGCAACGCGGCACAGCATGATCCGGCGCTGGGCTCGATTCGCGAGCGCGTCAAGGCACTGGAGCTGGAGGCCGAGCGTGAATTATTGACGAGGCTGGAAGCGCAGACGCAGGGTTGGTCAGCGACAGGAACAAGGGCGCAGGAAGACTGGTTGAAGCTGTTGGCGGGGGACGCGGCCAACAGGAACCGCGACGCGCTGCATGTGCTGCGCGTCGCGGCAAACCAGACTTAG
- a CDS encoding disulfide bond formation protein B — MPLARTRSLFFLAFIACALIIGTVVYLQRVFGLTPCVLCIWQRWVFLLCAVMSLAAALHATGTAGSRRYGVLILLLALSGATLAGTQVWLQTATADELIPVIAAIERGLDFLFLGDYVDRLRLDAGMCAEINWSLFGISLPEWSLLAFVGLALLALYPLRRPSARLSGAESRVED; from the coding sequence ATGCCTCTGGCTCGCACGCGCTCCCTGTTTTTCCTGGCGTTCATCGCATGTGCATTGATCATCGGCACCGTCGTATACCTACAACGGGTGTTCGGACTGACCCCCTGCGTGTTGTGTATCTGGCAACGCTGGGTCTTTCTGCTGTGCGCCGTCATGTCACTCGCAGCGGCCTTGCACGCAACGGGCACGGCGGGCTCGCGTCGCTACGGCGTGCTGATTCTGCTGCTTGCCTTGTCCGGCGCAACGCTTGCCGGTACGCAGGTCTGGTTGCAAACGGCAACCGCCGACGAGCTGATACCGGTAATAGCCGCGATTGAACGAGGCCTGGATTTTCTCTTTCTGGGTGATTATGTCGACCGCTTGCGCCTGGACGCTGGCATGTGCGCCGAAATCAACTGGTCGCTGTTCGGCATCAGCCTGCCGGAGTGGAGTCTGCTGGCGTTCGTGGGTCTTGCGCTGCTGGCGCTATACCCGCTGCGCAGGCCGTCGGCGAGGCTTTCAGGTGCCGAAAGTCGGGTCGAGGATTAA
- a CDS encoding FKBP-type peptidyl-prolyl cis-trans isomerase: MSRYLLTSLLFLLPLAQAAETGASSDAHDLAYSLGASLGERLHQEVPDLELPALIEGLQQAYKGKPLALKKERMDAILSEHDAAVAQAEASGVSEPQSEAALSAEKRFMDSEKAKPGVKELADGILMTELTPGTGAKPNIDGRVQVRYVGRLPDGTVFDQSAQPQWFRLDSVISGWTTALQGMPVGAKWRLVIPSGQAYGAEGAGDLIDPYTPLVFEIELVAVGQ, translated from the coding sequence ATGTCGCGCTACCTGTTAACGTCGTTGTTGTTCTTGCTACCCCTGGCTCAGGCCGCGGAAACCGGTGCGTCCAGCGATGCGCACGATCTTGCGTACAGTCTCGGGGCGAGCCTGGGTGAGCGTTTGCATCAGGAAGTTCCGGACCTGGAATTGCCCGCCTTGATCGAAGGTTTGCAGCAAGCCTACAAAGGCAAACCGCTGGCGCTGAAAAAAGAACGCATGGATGCGATCCTCAGCGAGCATGACGCGGCAGTCGCGCAAGCCGAAGCTTCAGGCGTGTCGGAACCGCAAAGTGAGGCGGCACTGAGCGCCGAAAAACGCTTCATGGACAGCGAAAAAGCCAAGCCCGGCGTGAAGGAACTGGCAGACGGCATCTTGATGACCGAGCTGACACCGGGTACCGGCGCCAAGCCGAATATTGATGGACGGGTTCAGGTGCGTTATGTCGGACGCTTGCCGGACGGCACGGTGTTCGACCAGAGCGCCCAGCCGCAATGGTTTCGCCTGGACAGCGTGATCAGCGGCTGGACCACCGCGCTGCAAGGCATGCCGGTGGGTGCCAAATGGCGTTTGGTGATTCCTTCTGGCCAAGCCTACGGTGCCGAAGGTGCGGGAGATCTGATCGATCCGTATACGCCGCTGGTGTTCGAGATCGAGTTGGTCGCTGTCGGTCAGTAA